From Solibacillus sp. FSL W7-1464:
AACTAATGCTGCACCGGCTGCTTTTTGCTGTGCTCCGATTTTTTCTGAATCAATACCTGCTAGTAAATCAGGATTTTCCGCATCGATCCAAAGAAGTGCACCTTTACGTTCAATTAACTCTTCACGTTGTGCGACAACCCATTTCGGGAAATTAGCTGTTTCTTCCACCGTAACATTCTCATAGTAAGCTCGCTCAAAGCTGGCATCAGTCAAGTTTACATGAACACGGCTTGCCCCTGCTTCATATGCCTTTTTAACAACAATACGTGTAAAGTCCAGCGTATCCGTAGATGTATTGATTAATAAATATTGCCCTTTTTGAATATTTACTCCGATTCGGACGGCTAAATCTGCAAATTGCTCTAACTTCTCTTGGAATGTCATGAATTATTTCTCCTTTTTCTTACTGAAAGTCATGCCTTTTTTATTGGACTTCGTTTGGTATGTTTTTTTCTCCGTTGCTTTGTTCGCTGCAGGTGCCGCTTTTGAAGCTACTGTCTTTGCATTCCCCTCGACAAGCTGTCCTTGAGTCCATACTTTTTGAACACCTTTAAAGGAAAGATCGCGCAACCATTTTTTGAATGTCTTTTCATCTTTATACGATAATAATGTCAGAACTTCTCCGTCTGCACCCGCACGTCCTGTACGTCCTGAACGGTGTGTATACTGCTCGATCGTTCTTGGTACATCAACATGAATAACATGTGTTAAACCTGAAATATCTAAACCTCGTGCTGCAATATCCGTCGCAATTAAAATGCGTGCTTCTCCTTTACGGAATGCATCCAGCGCTTTTTTACGCTCATCTTTTTTCATATCCGAGTGAAGTGCTACAATCGGTGCATCACGGTATTCCAGTTTGTTCTGTTTCATTAGTACTTGATCGATGTTATTAACAAATGCCAATCCGCGCAATCCTTCAATGTTAGCGAGACGACGAAGCATATCTGTTTTGTCCCGCTCGTCCACTTTCACAAATGAATGGACGACTTTACCGAATTTCACCATATCTTCCGGTTTGATTTCGATGCTGATCGGTTCGAACATTAATCGTTCTGCTACTAGTTTGATCTCTTCTGTAATCGTAGCCGACACGACAACAACCTGACGGCCGAATGCAGCATTTTCGATAAATGATTTTACGACAACACGGTACTCTCGGCTAAGGAGCTGATCGCATTCATCCAAGACAATTGTTTCGATTTCTTTAAGTTTTAATTTACCTTGGCGTGCCAATTCATTTAGACGACCTGGTGTTCCGACAACAATCGTTGGCTTTTTCTTTAATTTTTCGATTTGGCGTGCCGAGTTCGCTCCGCCGATTAATTGCTGCACAGTGATGTCTGTTCCTGCTGTCCAATCACGGATTACTTCAACGATCTGCATCGCAAGTTCTTGTGAAGGTGCGACGATTAATGCCTGAGTTTGTTTCTTGTTACCGTCTACTTTATTTAAAATCGGTAATGTATAGGCCAGTGTCTTCCCTGAACCTGTCGGTGATTCCGCTACGACATCTTTTCCCTCAATCATCGCCGGTATCATTTCCTCTTGTATTTTCATTGTTGTTTCAAACGACCATTTATTTTGAAGTGTTTCGTTTAATAAGCTAATTGCTGACATATTGTTTTACCACCTTTTATTCGTTGGCTTTAGTGTACCATATTCGGTTATTAATGCGGAAATTTGGCAGGAAATCAGTTTGTGTTTTACAGACAAAAAGGGAGGTTATGTGTCAATTGAAAAATGGGGTGTGGAAGTTGGGGGTTTTCCAATAAATTTATAAATCATCTAATATATTCTAATTTATTCTAATAAAATTGCGATTTTCTAATATATCCGGCCGATGTGCTAATATCGGATCGCTTTGTTCTAATATCATATTGCCTTTATCTAATAAAGCTTGGACATTTTCTAATATCCCACAGCAATGTTCTAATAAAAGTTAAACCGTATGCTTTTCCGTACGATTTGAACTCAAAAACTCTCCCATGTACATAAGTGTCAACCGAAGTTCTAATAACCTCTCCTTTCTTCTAATATTCCCTTCATTTCTTCTAATAACCCTCCCCATTGTTCTAATAAAGAACCCACAACAAAAAAGCATGCCGGAAACTAATTTCCAGCACGCCTCGTTTTTACACTCTTTCGATAATTACAGCAATCCCTTGTCCGCCACCGATGCAAAGGCTGGCAACCGCATACTTTCCGTTGCGTCGTTGCAGTTCATATGCTGCGGATAAGATAATTCTCGTCCCACTTGCACCGACCGGGTGACCGAGGGCAATTGCACCACCGTTAACATTCGTTTTTTCACGGTCCAGGCCAAGTTCCTTTTCCACCGCGATATATTGGGCTGCAAATGCTTCATTAATTTCAACTAAATCCATGTCTGCAATTGTTAAATTCGCACGCTCCAATGCTTGGCGAATTGCCGGAGCCGGGCCGATTCCCATGATAGTCGGGTCTACACCAGCTATTCCCCATGATACAATGCGAGCTAACGGCTTTAGTCCTTGTCCGTTTACAAAATCTTCACTTGCCACAACAACCGATGCTGCCCCGTCATTGATGCCGGAAGCGTTCGCGGCTGTAACTGATCCGTCCTTTTTGAATGCCGGGCGTAATTTTGCCAAGCTTTCCATTGTACCGCCTTCTTTAATATGTTCATCCTGATCTATTAAAATCTCGCCTTTTCTAGTAGGAACAGCAACCGGCACAATTTCTTTTGCAAATGTGCCGTCCCGGCGCGCTTTTGCCGCACGTTCATTAGAAAGAAGTGCGAATGCATCTTGTTCTTCTCGAGAAATCGTATATTGTTCAGCAAGTTTTTCTGCCGTCAAGCCCATCCCTGAACCTGTATACTGGTCAGTTAATGTCGCTTGAAGCATATCTGTAAACTCCAAGTTGCCCAGTTTTGATCCGCTGAAACGTTGTTCAAAATTCGAATACGGCGATTGGGACATATTTTCCGCTCCTCCGGCGAGTACAACTTCACCTTCACTTAGCTGAATCATCTGAGCCGCCGATACGACCGATTGCATACCCGATCCGCAAAGGCGGTTTAACGTTAATGCCGGAACTTCTTTTGGTACGCCTGCATAAAGACCGATATGACGGGCTAAATATGCCGAGTTTGCTCCTGTTGTAATTACACCCCCGTAAATTACATGGTCGACTTGCTCAGGTTGTACATTTGCACGCTTTAACGCTTCCACTGCAGTTTTTGTACCAAGCTGTACTGCATCTATTGTTGCAAAAGAACCTCCAAAAGCTGTAAATGCTGTACGTGCTCCGTCTACGATATATACATTTTTCATCATTCTATCCCCTTTATAAGTCCTATTTTATAATTTGCTTTGCGATGATCCCCTTCATGATTTCGGTCGTACCCGCGTAAATCGCGGCTACCGGAATATCCCGGTATCGTCTTGCGATTTCATATTCCTCCATATAACCGTAACCGCCGTGCAGCTGCAGACAGTCTGCTACGACACGCTTGGCCATTTCACTGATCCACCATTTGGCCATCGAAACTTCTTTCACAATTTCTTGTCCTTCAATATGTTTCGCAATTAAACTATCGACATATGTACGGCCAAGGTCAATTTCAGTAGCTATTTCCGCTAACTTGAATTGAGTATTTTGGAAATCGGCGATGCGGCTGCCGA
This genomic window contains:
- a CDS encoding acetyl-CoA C-acetyltransferase, whose product is MKNVYIVDGARTAFTAFGGSFATIDAVQLGTKTAVEALKRANVQPEQVDHVIYGGVITTGANSAYLARHIGLYAGVPKEVPALTLNRLCGSGMQSVVSAAQMIQLSEGEVVLAGGAENMSQSPYSNFEQRFSGSKLGNLEFTDMLQATLTDQYTGSGMGLTAEKLAEQYTISREEQDAFALLSNERAAKARRDGTFAKEIVPVAVPTRKGEILIDQDEHIKEGGTMESLAKLRPAFKKDGSVTAANASGINDGAASVVVASEDFVNGQGLKPLARIVSWGIAGVDPTIMGIGPAPAIRQALERANLTIADMDLVEINEAFAAQYIAVEKELGLDREKTNVNGGAIALGHPVGASGTRIILSAAYELQRRNGKYAVASLCIGGGQGIAVIIERV
- a CDS encoding DEAD/DEAH box helicase, with the translated sequence MSAISLLNETLQNKWSFETTMKIQEEMIPAMIEGKDVVAESPTGSGKTLAYTLPILNKVDGNKKQTQALIVAPSQELAMQIVEVIRDWTAGTDITVQQLIGGANSARQIEKLKKKPTIVVGTPGRLNELARQGKLKLKEIETIVLDECDQLLSREYRVVVKSFIENAAFGRQVVVVSATITEEIKLVAERLMFEPISIEIKPEDMVKFGKVVHSFVKVDERDKTDMLRRLANIEGLRGLAFVNNIDQVLMKQNKLEYRDAPIVALHSDMKKDERKKALDAFRKGEARILIATDIAARGLDISGLTHVIHVDVPRTIEQYTHRSGRTGRAGADGEVLTLLSYKDEKTFKKWLRDLSFKGVQKVWTQGQLVEGNAKTVASKAAPAANKATEKKTYQTKSNKKGMTFSKKKEK